The following are encoded in a window of Sulfurimonas sp. C5 genomic DNA:
- the rpsO gene encoding 30S ribosomal protein S15: protein MALDSAKKTEIIAKYGRNENDTGSSEVQIALLTHRIAELTEHLKVFKKDHASRLGLLKLVGQRRRLMKYFKRTNKDGYQALVSSLGIRDNI, encoded by the coding sequence ATGGCTTTAGATTCGGCTAAAAAAACAGAGATTATTGCAAAATATGGTCGCAACGAAAACGACACTGGTTCAAGTGAAGTTCAAATTGCACTTTTAACACATAGAATTGCAGAGTTAACAGAACACTTAAAAGTGTTTAAAAAAGATCACGCATCACGTCTTGGACTACTTAAATTAGTTGGTCAACGTCGTCGTCTTATGAAATATTTCAAAAGAACTAACAAAGATGGTTACCAAGCTCTTGTAAGCTCTTTAGGAATTCGTGATAACATCTAA
- a CDS encoding iron-containing alcohol dehydrogenase: MNDFTYYNPTKIEFGKGKEKNIGTYIKEAGYDSVLLVYGTGSIKKSSLYDDTIASLKKAGLEFEELSGIVSNPSLDKVYEGIQIAKDKKIQAVLGVGGGSVADSVKAIAAGAKYDGDVWDFFIQKAQITEALPVFTVMTLAATASEMNGNSVITKEDTKQKYSISSVLVNPIVSVINPELMATVSKDYLAYSAVDAIAHTIEVYFTATSHPNFNSRIVEAIIKTIMETTENLIENPDNYDARGEFAWAATQALNGLTPSGTFGGNFPNHMIEHALSALYNVPHGAGLSVVIPAWMKWYKEKNLPQFERFAKEVFNLQGAEAGIRALEAWFEKIGSPVSLEQADIPREDIGEIAKNAAGLAILWGMGDIYSQETIVDILKKA, translated from the coding sequence ATGAATGATTTTACATATTATAATCCTACTAAAATAGAGTTTGGTAAGGGTAAAGAAAAAAATATAGGTACCTATATAAAAGAGGCTGGATATGACAGTGTATTGTTAGTTTACGGTACAGGAAGTATAAAAAAAAGCAGTTTGTATGATGATACTATTGCCTCTCTTAAAAAAGCAGGTCTTGAATTTGAAGAACTTAGCGGAATTGTCAGTAATCCATCATTAGATAAAGTGTACGAGGGTATACAAATAGCTAAAGATAAAAAGATTCAGGCTGTCCTTGGTGTAGGAGGCGGTTCTGTTGCAGATTCTGTTAAAGCTATTGCTGCAGGTGCAAAATATGATGGAGATGTCTGGGACTTTTTTATCCAAAAAGCACAGATTACAGAAGCACTTCCGGTATTTACCGTAATGACACTTGCTGCAACTGCCAGTGAGATGAACGGAAATTCAGTTATTACCAAGGAAGATACAAAACAAAAATATTCAATCTCATCTGTGCTTGTAAATCCAATAGTCTCTGTTATCAATCCCGAGTTAATGGCAACAGTAAGTAAAGATTATCTTGCATATTCGGCAGTTGATGCAATTGCACACACTATAGAAGTTTATTTTACTGCCACGTCACATCCAAATTTCAATTCGAGAATCGTAGAAGCTATTATAAAAACTATAATGGAAACGACAGAGAACTTGATAGAAAATCCAGATAATTATGATGCAAGAGGTGAGTTTGCATGGGCAGCTACACAAGCACTCAATGGTCTTACTCCTTCAGGAACTTTTGGCGGAAATTTTCCAAATCATATGATTGAGCATGCATTGTCTGCACTTTACAATGTACCTCATGGTGCAGGACTTTCAGTTGTAATTCCTGCATGGATGAAGTGGTATAAGGAAAAAAATCTTCCTCAGTTTGAACGTTTTGCAAAAGAAGTGTTTAATCTTCAAGGTGCAGAAGCAGGAATTAGAGCACTTGAAGCATGGTTTGAAAAGATAGGCTCACCTGTTTCACTAGAACAAGCAGATATTCCTAGAGAGGATATAGGGGAGATTGCTAAAAATGCAGCAGGATTAGCTATACTTTGGGGTATGGGAGATATTTATAGTCAAGAAACAATTGTAGATATTCTAAAAAAAGCATAG
- a CDS encoding NAD(P)H-dependent oxidoreductase, translating into MANVLIINGHQRYDNIAEGKLTQTFIDAQNEFCLKNGFEVKNSIVESDYDVQEEIEKFAWADYIILQYPVFWMGVPWITKKYIDEVFSGGAGRVTYMNDGRSQDDSSKKYGSGGLMKEKKYMLSLTYNCPASEFDNKEGFFDGLTLDEANVAVHKTFQFCGAKPLQTYSVHDIFKGDMDIDSEVEKLKTILSQNFL; encoded by the coding sequence ATGGCAAATGTGCTAATAATAAACGGACATCAAAGATACGATAATATAGCCGAAGGAAAATTAACACAAACCTTTATCGATGCACAAAATGAATTTTGTTTAAAGAATGGATTTGAGGTAAAAAACAGCATAGTTGAAAGTGATTATGATGTTCAAGAAGAGATTGAAAAGTTTGCCTGGGCAGATTACATAATATTACAATATCCTGTATTTTGGATGGGTGTACCTTGGATCACAAAAAAATATATAGATGAGGTATTCTCTGGAGGTGCGGGGAGAGTCACTTATATGAATGACGGTAGAAGCCAAGATGATTCTTCTAAAAAGTACGGTTCAGGCGGGCTTATGAAAGAGAAAAAATATATGTTAAGTTTGACATATAACTGTCCGGCATCAGAGTTTGATAACAAAGAAGGTTTTTTTGATGGGCTTACTCTTGATGAAGCTAATGTTGCAGTCCATAAGACTTTTCAGTTTTGTGGTGCAAAGCCGTTACAAACTTATTCTGTACATGATATCTTTAAAGGTGATATGGATATTGATAGTGAGGTTGAAAAGCTTAAGACAATATTGTCTCAAAACTTCCTATAA
- the kdsB gene encoding 3-deoxy-manno-octulosonate cytidylyltransferase — MIIIPARLASTRFPEKVIADIGGLPMVVRTAKRVEHLDNVVVAADDEKIVEICEAHGVKAMLTSTTHKSGTDRIHECATLLNLPNDELIINVQADEPFIEPEVVKSLQTKLKKLQEENEEFIMGSCYNAINAEAAEDPNLVKVVLNTNGNAIYFSRAKIPHNAGGGAKYFGHIGIYGFSKKSLQEFCNLGDAPIEDIEKLEQLRAIYHEKKIAMVKVASTGFGIDTKEDLARAIEIFLK, encoded by the coding sequence ATGATAATTATTCCAGCAAGACTTGCTTCAACAAGATTTCCAGAAAAAGTAATAGCCGATATCGGCGGTTTACCTATGGTTGTAAGGACTGCAAAACGTGTTGAGCATTTAGATAACGTTGTAGTTGCTGCAGATGATGAAAAAATAGTTGAAATTTGTGAAGCTCACGGTGTAAAAGCCATGTTAACGTCTACTACCCATAAAAGTGGAACTGACAGAATTCACGAATGTGCAACTCTTCTTAATCTGCCTAATGATGAACTCATTATCAACGTACAGGCAGATGAACCTTTTATTGAACCGGAAGTTGTAAAATCTTTACAAACAAAACTAAAAAAACTACAAGAAGAGAACGAAGAGTTCATTATGGGTAGCTGTTATAACGCTATTAATGCCGAAGCTGCAGAAGATCCAAATCTTGTTAAAGTAGTTTTAAATACAAATGGCAATGCTATATATTTTTCAAGAGCAAAAATTCCTCATAATGCAGGTGGCGGAGCAAAATATTTCGGACACATTGGAATCTATGGATTTTCTAAAAAAAGTCTGCAAGAGTTTTGTAATCTTGGAGATGCTCCAATCGAAGATATTGAAAAGCTGGAACAACTGCGTGCCATCTATCATGAGAAAAAAATAGCTATGGTAAAAGTAGCGTCAACAGGTTTTGGAATCGATACGAAAGAAGATCTTGCAAGAGCTATAGAGATATTTTTAAAATAA
- a CDS encoding methyltransferase, with translation MILHQPDEGYCYNSDSLFLYDFINQFNPKGRVLDVGAGCGVVGLLVARDNKKVSLEAVEKQEAFVQYAEKNAKENSIEYKVYHTDFTSLEVDEKYDYIISNPPFYPSGAQRSDNEMLFHARYDVNLPMEQFFKKVSQLLKPKSHFIFCYDATQFGLVCAELAKVKMRVVDVRFVHPKVDRAASIVMVHARNGSNALMKVWPPFVSFIGNEQSDESKEIYKKANTQSIKCQI, from the coding sequence ATGATCTTACACCAGCCTGATGAAGGATATTGTTACAACAGCGATTCTCTTTTCTTATATGATTTTATAAATCAGTTCAATCCAAAAGGAAGAGTTTTGGATGTTGGTGCCGGATGTGGTGTAGTTGGACTTTTAGTTGCAAGAGATAATAAAAAAGTTAGTTTAGAAGCTGTTGAAAAACAAGAAGCTTTTGTTCAGTATGCCGAGAAAAATGCGAAGGAAAACTCAATTGAGTATAAGGTGTATCATACAGATTTCACCTCTTTGGAAGTTGATGAAAAATATGATTACATTATTTCAAATCCTCCATTTTATCCTTCAGGTGCACAAAGAAGCGATAATGAGATGCTGTTTCATGCACGTTATGATGTAAATCTACCGATGGAGCAGTTTTTTAAAAAAGTTTCACAGCTTTTAAAACCGAAATCTCATTTTATTTTTTGTTATGATGCAACACAGTTTGGACTTGTATGTGCAGAACTTGCAAAAGTAAAAATGAGAGTTGTAGATGTACGTTTTGTTCATCCTAAAGTTGATCGCGCGGCATCCATAGTGATGGTGCATGCAAGAAACGGCTCAAACGCTTTAATGAAGGTATGGCCTCCTTTTGTCAGTTTTATAGGAAATGAACAAAGCGATGAATCAAAAGAGATATATAAAAAAGCAAATACACAGAGTATAAAATGTCAGATTTAA
- a CDS encoding YkgJ family cysteine cluster protein has product MSDLMKQEGFPYAFNPSACETCEGRCCTGESGYIYVTKDEIFAIADLLEMDVNDFAIKYLFKTGYKYSIKENQIGDSYECVFYDRETNGCKIYEARPTQCRTFPFWDYFKTRVQEVKDECPGIVDV; this is encoded by the coding sequence ATGTCAGATTTAATGAAACAAGAGGGCTTTCCGTACGCATTTAATCCTTCCGCATGTGAAACTTGTGAAGGAAGATGTTGCACAGGGGAGAGCGGATATATTTATGTCACAAAAGATGAGATCTTTGCCATTGCAGATCTATTAGAGATGGATGTTAATGATTTTGCGATAAAATATCTCTTCAAAACAGGGTACAAATACTCTATTAAAGAGAATCAAATCGGAGACTCTTACGAGTGTGTTTTTTATGATCGAGAAACCAATGGATGTAAGATTTATGAAGCACGTCCAACTCAATGTAGAACTTTTCCGTTTTGGGACTATTTTAAAACAAGGGTACAAGAAGTAAAAGATGAGTGCCCAGGGATAGTTGATGTATAA
- the trpC gene encoding indole-3-glycerol phosphate synthase TrpC has protein sequence MILDDIIKKTKEDLAKREAEYSMDWLGRSLAFNARQPRDVFPYLTATEEDPYRIISEVKKASPSKGVIRENFDPLAIAQSYERGGASAISVLTEPHFFQGSLDYLAGIRRYVGIPLLRKDFIVSKYQILEALVYGADFILLIAAALSKGELKELLAYTRHLGMEALVEVHDKSDLVKAIYAGSDIIGINHRNLQTFEMDMELSYKLIPLIPNGKVIVAESGIYEHGQLEDLSKAGVDAFLVGESLMRQDDEEAALRTLKYGNAGN, from the coding sequence ATGATTTTAGATGATATTATCAAGAAAACAAAAGAAGACTTAGCAAAAAGAGAAGCAGAATATTCTATGGATTGGCTTGGGCGTTCACTCGCTTTTAATGCAAGACAACCGCGTGATGTATTTCCATATCTTACTGCAACTGAAGAAGATCCGTATAGAATTATTTCTGAGGTAAAAAAGGCTTCTCCATCAAAGGGTGTTATTCGTGAAAACTTCGATCCCCTTGCAATTGCTCAAAGTTATGAAAGAGGTGGGGCGAGTGCAATATCTGTTTTAACAGAGCCTCATTTTTTCCAAGGAAGTTTAGATTATTTAGCTGGTATTAGAAGATATGTGGGTATTCCGTTACTAAGAAAAGATTTTATCGTTTCAAAATATCAAATTTTAGAAGCACTTGTGTATGGTGCAGACTTTATTTTACTTATTGCCGCAGCACTTTCAAAGGGTGAATTAAAAGAACTTTTAGCATATACAAGACACTTGGGTATGGAAGCTTTGGTTGAGGTTCATGACAAATCTGACCTTGTAAAAGCTATATATGCGGGAAGTGATATTATTGGTATTAATCATAGAAATCTTCAAACGTTTGAGATGGATATGGAACTGTCGTATAAATTAATTCCGCTTATTCCAAACGGAAAAGTGATTGTAGCGGAGAGCGGTATCTATGAGCATGGACAACTTGAAGATTTAAGCAAAGCTGGTGTTGATGCTTTCCTTGTAGGTGAGTCATTAATGCGTCAAGATGATGAAGAAGCAGCTCTGAGAACATTAAAATATGGAAACGCAGGAAACTAG
- the dapE gene encoding succinyl-diaminopimelate desuccinylase, producing the protein MQIIELFKYMINSKSETPDDGGLLLFIEDYLPGFTALRVDVEDVKNLFIYKKYGEGDHLCFAGHVDVVPAGKGWDTDPYQAVEKDGYIYGRGTQDMKSGVASFTQAVRDTTDFKGTLSLLLTSDEEGDAINGTVKVLESLREKKMLPDFCVVAEPTCEENFGDAIKVGRRGSINGYLTIKGKQGHAAYPEKAINPIHQLSKVLGEMAGVDLDNGDEHFAPSKFVVTDIRAGMQVTNVTPNELKMMFNVRNNTKTTQAEIRAFVDKYLGELEYELELTQGSYPFKTDTNTKIVQKIDEAIKKVTNIKPKHSTAGGTSDARFISAFGVDVVEFGVKNDTIHSVNERTSKKEVEELCQVFKTLIEIWDK; encoded by the coding sequence TTGCAGATTATAGAACTCTTTAAATACATGATTAACTCTAAAAGTGAAACACCCGATGATGGTGGCTTACTTCTTTTTATTGAAGATTATCTACCGGGATTCACAGCACTAAGAGTTGATGTTGAAGATGTAAAGAACCTCTTTATCTATAAGAAATACGGTGAAGGTGATCATCTTTGTTTTGCGGGACATGTTGATGTAGTTCCTGCCGGAAAAGGATGGGATACAGATCCATATCAGGCGGTAGAAAAAGACGGCTATATTTATGGTCGCGGTACACAAGATATGAAAAGCGGTGTAGCATCATTTACTCAGGCAGTTCGCGATACAACGGACTTTAAAGGGACGCTTTCTTTACTTTTAACATCCGATGAAGAGGGTGATGCGATCAACGGTACGGTAAAGGTTTTAGAATCTCTTAGAGAGAAAAAAATGTTACCTGATTTTTGTGTTGTAGCTGAACCTACTTGTGAAGAGAATTTCGGAGATGCTATTAAAGTAGGGCGCCGTGGTTCTATTAACGGTTATTTAACTATTAAAGGAAAGCAGGGACACGCTGCATATCCTGAAAAAGCGATCAATCCAATCCATCAGCTTTCAAAAGTTCTTGGTGAAATGGCAGGTGTTGATCTTGATAACGGTGATGAACATTTCGCACCGTCAAAATTTGTAGTCACTGATATCCGTGCAGGTATGCAGGTGACAAATGTAACACCGAATGAGCTTAAAATGATGTTTAACGTACGTAACAATACAAAAACGACACAAGCTGAGATCAGAGCATTTGTAGATAAATATCTTGGCGAACTTGAATACGAACTTGAACTTACACAAGGATCGTATCCTTTCAAAACGGATACAAATACGAAGATTGTTCAAAAAATTGATGAAGCAATCAAAAAAGTTACAAACATAAAACCGAAACACTCTACTGCCGGTGGAACAAGTGATGCACGTTTCATTTCAGCATTTGGTGTAGATGTGGTAGAATTTGGCGTGAAAAATGACACTATTCACTCCGTAAATGAGAGAACTTCTAAAAAAGAGGTTGAAGAACTGTGTCAAGTGTTTAAAACACTGATTGAGATTTGGGATAAGTAA
- a CDS encoding thioredoxin family protein, translated as MKKIILICLFALSLFGSGIDWPHDYKKALAQAKQEHKILYVLLTSDNCRWCRKFENTTLQEDVIKEKLAKNFIVVHISRDRDFVPKYFETTPVPRHYFVEGNGKIVFESLGHRGVECFETFMDTALEEHEDKVSK; from the coding sequence ATGAAAAAAATTATTTTGATTTGTCTATTTGCTTTATCGTTATTTGGTTCAGGGATTGACTGGCCACATGATTATAAAAAAGCTTTAGCACAAGCAAAACAAGAGCATAAAATTTTATATGTACTTTTAACGTCTGATAATTGTAGATGGTGTAGAAAATTTGAAAATACGACTTTACAAGAGGATGTTATCAAAGAAAAGTTAGCAAAGAATTTTATAGTAGTACATATCTCAAGAGATAGAGATTTTGTACCTAAGTATTTTGAAACAACACCTGTCCCTAGACACTACTTTGTAGAGGGGAACGGAAAAATAGTATTTGAATCTTTAGGGCATAGAGGTGTTGAATGTTTTGAGACATTTATGGATACTGCACTTGAAGAACATGAAGATAAAGTTAGTAAATAA
- a CDS encoding RidA family protein: MKFVQTNNAPSAIGPYSQAVVANGMVYTSGQIALKPDGSDDLLNEDVVVQAVQVLRNLEAVLTEAGSAMDKVIKTTIFLADMNDFATVNEVYAEAFGTHKPARSTVAVKTLPKNALVEIDAIALSN; encoded by the coding sequence ATGAAATTCGTACAAACAAACAACGCACCTTCGGCAATCGGACCATACTCACAAGCAGTAGTAGCAAACGGAATGGTTTACACATCTGGGCAAATTGCTTTAAAGCCAGACGGAAGCGATGACTTACTAAATGAAGATGTAGTCGTACAAGCTGTACAGGTACTGAGAAATTTAGAGGCTGTATTAACTGAAGCAGGCAGTGCTATGGACAAAGTAATTAAAACAACTATATTTTTAGCAGATATGAATGATTTTGCAACGGTAAATGAAGTATATGCTGAAGCTTTCGGTACTCACAAACCGGCTCGCTCAACTGTAGCAGTAAAGACTTTACCTAAAAATGCACTTGTGGAGATAGACGCAATAGCACTTAGCAACTAG
- a CDS encoding TetR/AcrR family transcriptional regulator, with amino-acid sequence MTELSELTPRKRQKKEQIMQKALELFASKGFYTTTIPDIATSLKMSVGNLYNYFKSKDILAKEIIKYISRYLGQKIRVINREKISTKEKTKKIVQVYFETAISEPAMIDYFLRIYLSTREVFKDNCEGMMCVDDFVTEFMIYFEDGINCGDLRDQDFYSAFGLFMGYLGGMVFLRGEKVLPKKLESYVDEIAENIYRALRKE; translated from the coding sequence ATGACAGAACTAAGTGAATTAACTCCAAGAAAACGACAAAAAAAAGAGCAGATAATGCAAAAGGCATTAGAGCTCTTTGCCAGCAAAGGGTTTTATACTACTACAATACCTGATATTGCCACATCATTAAAGATGAGTGTCGGCAATCTGTACAACTACTTTAAATCAAAAGATATTTTAGCCAAAGAGATTATCAAATATATCTCTAGATACTTAGGACAAAAAATACGGGTCATAAACAGAGAAAAGATCTCTACAAAAGAAAAAACAAAAAAAATTGTCCAAGTCTATTTTGAAACAGCTATCTCAGAACCTGCAATGATAGATTATTTTTTACGTATATATCTTTCAACACGTGAAGTTTTTAAAGACAATTGTGAAGGGATGATGTGCGTAGACGATTTTGTAACCGAATTTATGATCTATTTTGAAGATGGAATAAACTGCGGGGATCTTAGAGATCAGGATTTTTACAGTGCCTTTGGTCTTTTCATGGGATATCTTGGAGGTATGGTTTTTTTAAGAGGAGAAAAGGTTCTTCCAAAAAAACTTGAATCATATGTGGATGAAATAGCAGAAAACATTTATAGGGCATTACGCAAAGAGTAA
- a CDS encoding FAD/NAD(P)-binding oxidoreductase, which translates to MSLSRRDALKVIGLSPVAAAVLFSSKPTDMNASEDVNGKILIVGGGSGAIMALSRLHRAIKNPDITIIAPNEIHIYQPGQVFVAAGEMDYDDIFLSNNDYIPKDVEWIKDEVAAFNPKNNSVTTRAGKEVKYDYMVVATGIVNRFDKIEGLTKEDIGTNGISCVYLNDLEKGTARGASEMWNWFNDLKEVAKTKRPTVVYTQPDSPIKCGGAPQKMLYLSADYLKEAGIGANYQFYTGLKTLFHLPKVAESLTEVQHRYDTIETKFSHFLQSIDVKAKTATFVHAYEKEVYDEDFDEYTKESVSEEVKVTYDFIHVVPPMSPPEAVLKSDLINGMGWLDVDQYSLQHKKYNNIFGIGDVCGIPMGKTGGSARHHGPILTDNLISVMKGKAPKEKFDGYTVCPLKTQYGKIIMAEFNYEGPKPTIPFLDIEKPRWMWWAFDLYMLKPMYKHLMLPGYF; encoded by the coding sequence ATGAGTTTATCAAGAAGAGATGCCCTCAAAGTTATAGGTTTATCACCGGTTGCTGCTGCAGTTTTATTTTCAAGCAAACCGACTGACATGAATGCAAGTGAAGATGTCAATGGAAAGATTCTAATAGTAGGTGGTGGTTCAGGTGCAATCATGGCACTTTCACGTCTCCATCGTGCTATCAAAAATCCTGATATAACTATCATCGCACCAAATGAGATACATATCTATCAGCCTGGGCAAGTATTTGTTGCTGCAGGAGAGATGGATTATGATGATATCTTCTTAAGCAACAATGATTATATTCCTAAAGACGTTGAGTGGATTAAAGATGAAGTGGCTGCTTTTAATCCGAAAAACAACAGTGTAACTACCCGTGCAGGTAAAGAAGTAAAATACGACTATATGGTCGTTGCGACAGGTATAGTAAATCGTTTTGACAAAATTGAAGGATTAACAAAAGAGGATATAGGTACAAACGGTATTTCTTGTGTTTACCTCAATGATTTAGAAAAAGGAACAGCCAGAGGAGCATCTGAAATGTGGAACTGGTTTAACGACTTAAAAGAAGTTGCCAAAACAAAAAGACCGACTGTAGTCTATACACAACCTGACAGTCCTATTAAATGTGGAGGGGCTCCGCAAAAGATGCTTTATTTAAGTGCCGACTACCTTAAAGAAGCTGGAATCGGCGCAAATTATCAATTTTATACTGGTTTAAAAACTCTCTTTCATTTACCGAAAGTTGCGGAGTCTCTGACAGAAGTACAACACCGTTACGATACGATAGAAACAAAATTTTCCCATTTTTTACAATCTATAGATGTCAAAGCTAAAACAGCTACCTTTGTACATGCATATGAAAAAGAGGTATATGACGAAGATTTTGACGAATATACAAAAGAGAGTGTTTCTGAAGAGGTTAAAGTAACGTATGACTTCATACATGTTGTCCCTCCTATGAGTCCTCCTGAGGCTGTATTGAAATCAGACCTTATAAACGGTATGGGTTGGCTTGATGTTGACCAATATTCATTACAACACAAAAAATATAACAATATTTTCGGTATAGGTGATGTTTGTGGTATCCCTATGGGAAAAACAGGCGGAAGTGCAAGACATCACGGTCCAATATTAACTGATAATCTTATTTCAGTTATGAAAGGAAAAGCACCTAAAGAAAAATTTGACGGTTATACAGTATGTCCGTTAAAAACTCAATACGGAAAGATTATAATGGCGGAGTTTAATTATGAAGGTCCTAAACCGACTATTCCGTTTTTAGATATAGAGAAACCGAGATGGATGTGGTGGGCATTTGACCTTTATATGTTGAAGCCTATGTATAAACATCTTATGTTACCGGGGTATTTTTAA
- a CDS encoding hydrogenase small subunit, translating to MVEQRESLAKMFSAKSSRVNTNRGEAYYNSLMELMTKRLEELEKSEVASRTSVLSVLETEGVSRRDFMKWASAACAALMLPASFTPLVAKATELMNRIPIIWLELQDCAGNSEAILRTDSPTIDELVLETISLEFHETLMAAAGHQAEGQLEEAMETFKGKYLCVVEGSIPVGAGREWCTIGAKGETFEDHLKRVSANSAAVVAVGTCATFGGIPAASPNPTGAVGVQDVVRGKAIINIPACPANPANITGTILHFVLTGQVPELDHLNRPKFAFGYRIHDNCERRAHFDAGEFVEEWGDVGAQNNFCLYKMGCKGPMTFNNCSIVRYNSGTNWPIGVGHGCIGCSEPQFWDKYAQERPMADTHFKAPTGGVEKTVDQFGLGLLTAAGIGIGIHAAISAAAGKKEGDE from the coding sequence ATGGTAGAACAAAGAGAGTCATTAGCAAAGATGTTCAGTGCTAAAAGTTCACGTGTCAATACGAACCGTGGAGAAGCTTATTACAACTCTTTAATGGAGTTAATGACTAAGCGTTTGGAAGAACTTGAAAAAAGCGAAGTTGCTTCTCGTACATCGGTACTTTCAGTTTTAGAAACTGAAGGTGTTTCGAGGCGTGATTTTATGAAGTGGGCAAGTGCTGCTTGTGCTGCTTTGATGCTACCGGCTAGTTTTACCCCTCTGGTTGCAAAAGCAACAGAGTTAATGAATCGTATACCGATTATATGGTTAGAACTTCAAGATTGTGCAGGAAATTCTGAAGCAATATTAAGAACTGATTCCCCGACGATTGATGAACTAGTTCTTGAAACAATCTCATTAGAGTTCCATGAAACACTTATGGCGGCAGCAGGTCATCAAGCCGAAGGACAGCTGGAAGAAGCTATGGAAACTTTCAAAGGAAAGTATCTGTGTGTAGTAGAGGGTTCTATCCCTGTAGGAGCAGGACGTGAGTGGTGTACAATTGGTGCAAAAGGTGAAACTTTTGAAGACCATTTAAAACGTGTATCTGCAAACAGTGCAGCAGTTGTCGCAGTGGGAACTTGTGCGACATTTGGCGGTATTCCAGCAGCATCACCAAATCCGACAGGTGCAGTTGGTGTTCAGGATGTAGTTCGCGGTAAGGCAATTATCAATATTCCTGCATGTCCTGCAAACCCAGCAAATATCACAGGAACTATCTTACATTTTGTCTTAACTGGGCAAGTACCTGAATTAGATCATCTGAATCGTCCGAAATTTGCGTTTGGGTATAGAATTCATGATAACTGTGAAAGACGTGCTCACTTTGACGCAGGTGAGTTTGTAGAGGAGTGGGGTGACGTTGGTGCTCAAAATAACTTCTGTCTATATAAAATGGGTTGTAAAGGACCTATGACATTCAATAACTGTTCAATAGTTCGTTATAACAGCGGAACAAACTGGCCTATTGGTGTAGGTCATGGTTGTATCGGTTGTTCTGAGCCGCAATTCTGGGATAAATATGCTCAAGAGCGTCCTATGGCAGATACACATTTTAAAGCTCCAACAGGAGGAGTTGAAAAAACGGTTGATCAATTTGGTTTGGGATTGTTAACGGCAGCAGGTATAGGTATTGGTATTCATGCAGCAATAAGTGCAGCAGCTGGAAAAAAAGAAGGAGATGAATAA